One Mya arenaria isolate MELC-2E11 chromosome 7, ASM2691426v1 genomic window carries:
- the LOC128241850 gene encoding uncharacterized protein LOC128241850: protein MDVRSGLPREVWAQIRGDCAFYNTLNWTQPIGTIEVRVCKIPCDMPIKLKFTFPEGIQMQLRHPSPGKPYESAKFTVHLKTDRESLLVCRMLKAAFERGQMFVIGQDGKVGLDGISLRHDTCQMLLPYMSYEENIQQVKAELEAKGITGAIIDLTEELEEEFTYYGV, encoded by the exons ATGGATGTGCGCTCGGGTCTTCCTAGAGAG GTATGGGCGCAAATTCGGGGAGATTGTGCATTCTACAATACACTTAACT ggACACAGCCTATTGGGACAATAGAGGTCAGGGTTTGCAAGATACCATGTGATATGCCTATCAAGTTGAAGTTTACATTCCCGGAAGGTATTCAGATG CAGCTGCGCCATCCATCCCCGGGAAAGCCGTATGAAAGCGCCAAGTTCACAGTACATTTGAAGACAGACCGTGAGAGTCTGCTAGTGTGTAGGATGTTGAAAGCAGCGTTCGAAAGAGGGCAGATGTTTGTCATTGGGCAGGATGGGAAAGTTGGGCTGGATGGCATCTCATTGCGTCATGATACCTG CCAGATGCTGCTACCTTATATGTCATACGAGGAGAACATACAGCAGGTTAAAGCGGAGCTGGAAGCAAAAGGCATCACAGGGGCAATCATAGATCTGACCGAGGAGCTGGAAGAGGAATTTACTTACTATGGTGTATAA
- the LOC128241851 gene encoding uncharacterized protein LOC128241851 has product MVQKQYRQAQKCIYWKQPTGSLKVEVSQEQRFPIGISFTFMDGLQTRYQPFPGQPYKGSTFEGRLKNDSEGVTVCGMLKTAFKRGQMFTIGKDGSVGLDGISMFDSPLLAKVSRSRYVKYIEKVKAEMKAKGITEANIDETEKLEETFSVAGP; this is encoded by the exons ATGGTCCAAAAGCAGTATCGACAGGCCCAGAAATGCATTTACT gGAAACAGCCCACTGGATCATTGAAGGTCGAGGTCAGCCAGGAACAACGGTTTCCTATCGGTATTTCATTCACATTCATGGATGGCCTTCAGACG CGATACCAGCCGTTCCCTGGGCAACCGTATAAAGGCAGCACGTTCGAAGGACGTTTGAAAAACGACAGTGAGGGTGTGACAGTATGTGGGATGTTGAAGACGGCGTTCAAAAGAGGGCAGATGTTTACTATTGGGAAGGACGGGAGTGTTGGACTGGATGGCATCTCAATGTTTGATAGTCCATT gTTGGCGAAAGTAAGTCGTTCGCGCTATGTTAAATACATAGAGAAGGTGAAAGCAGAGATGAAAGCCAAAGGCATCACAGAGGCGAACATAGATGAGACAGAGAAGTTGGAAGAAACTTTCAGTGTCGCTGGTCCGTAG
- the LOC128241318 gene encoding uncharacterized protein LOC128241318: MLTFNMSSNKVQCDMCCKEQAVGYCNTCGNIGETCVGIHNTGKIFQTHILNIYVNDENNRMHIMFDITGEKCKHHLTENTSLYCRVHGVMICGQCFRLDHCSCGHEVVDLYQEAGRFDKDQYNAMFATLNEIQSEAQRVKEEVDSKKERSNNRAVECNKELDDFENKLKRKVEDSISSFRQEVSNLNDEIIEACSCISSICEEKVAWAIKEKSQLNEIVKNSFSGRFYLMNQNFEKEISEVKRQIKEVEYKRTVRLFHLTENTTAFKCFIEDLKDVCQLQEEVVGSDEGNTYTMGKATQENQETRKDLMEALIISKATRKDLMEALIISKLDVNTAEAARLKAEEELKRTEEDLAYFIQARLKAEEELKRTEEDLAYFKRISRSKILAMLETLILPTGRNVAGELKLWKGYLDTSKKKEESLS, encoded by the exons atgttaacatttaatatgtcATCAAATAAAGTTCAGTGCGACATGTGCTGTAAGGAACAGGCAGTTGGATACTGCAACACATGTGGAAACATTGGTGAAACGTGTGTCGGAATTCACAACACAGGAAAGATATTCCAAACCCACATTCTGAACATCTAtgtaaatgatgaaaacaatcgAATGCATATTATGTTTGATATCACAGGAGAGAAATGTAAACACCACCTAACTGAAAATACGTCATTATACTGTAGAGTTCATGGAGTAATGATCTGTGGTCAATGTTTTCGTTTGGATCATTGTTCATGTGGTCATGAGGTTGTTGATTTGTATCAAGAGGCAGGGCGTTTTGATAAAGACCAGTATAATGCtatgtttgcaactttaaaTGAGATACAATCTGAAGCTCAGCGCGTGAAGGAAGAAGTTGATagtaaaaaagaaagaagtaaTAATCGTGCGGTTGAATGCAATAAAGAATTggatgattttgaaaataaacttaaacggAAAGTGGAAGATTCCATAAGCAGTTTTAGACAGGAAGTGAGTAATTTAAACGACGAAATCATAGAAGCCTGTTCATGCATTTCATCCATTTGTGAGGAGAAAGTTGCATGGGCTATCAAAGAGAAAAGTCAACTCAATGAGATTGTGAAAAACTCGTTTTCAGGTCGCTTTTACCTAATGAACCAAAATTTTGAAAAGGAAATTTCGGAGGTAAAGAGACAGATCAAAGAAGTTGAATACAAGCGTACGGTTAGACTCTTCCACTTAACGGAAAATACGACTGCCTTTAAATGCTTCATAGAAGACTTAAAGGATGTTTGTCAACTTCAGGAGGAAGTAGTTGGAAGCGACGAAGGAAACACATACACAATGGGGAAAGCAACTCAAGAAAATCAAGAA ACTCGTAAGGATCTGATGGAAGCATTGATCATATCAAAAGCT ACTCGTAAGGATCTGATGGAAGCATTGATCATATCGAAGCTGGACGTAAATACAGCAGAAGCT GCACGGCTGAAAGCAGAGGAGGAGTTAAAACGCACGGAAGAAGACTTGGCTTACTTTATACAG GCACGGCTGAAAGCAGAGGAGGAGTTAAAACGCACGGAAGAAGACTTGGCTTACTTTAAACGG attagTAGATCCAAAAtattggccatgctggaaactcttatcttgcccacgg GACGAAACGTTGCGGGGGAGTTAAAACTATGGAAAGGATATTTGGATACTTCGAAGAAAAAGGAGGAATCTTTGTCGTAA